One genomic segment of Actinopolymorpha sp. NPDC004070 includes these proteins:
- a CDS encoding ROK family protein, translated as MTNSPPEPTVPAESTRPDPTSPPAPAAAPVIGVDVGGTLIKAAVVYADGQVGARAEKPTPPARDADTVLSAVVSVVAGLRDRARSEATAGEVAAIGVAVPGIIDEQRGVAVMAANLGWRDTPVRALLSEATGLPVALGHDVRSACVAEWRLGAARESDDALLVTLGTGIGAGVVSDGRLLVGGGYAGQLGHVVVDPGGARCTCGQHGCLATLASATAVVRRYAERTAGSAEVAGNTANGTTANGTTANGTTANGTTAEFTARDVARLARTGDPAAAAVWEDAVAALADALATAVTVFGSELVVLGGGLALAGDQLVDPVRDRLRARLTFQRQPRVVRAAMGAESGVLGAALLGRAALVDATAPLDAVPDGTGR; from the coding sequence GTGACGAACTCCCCGCCCGAGCCCACCGTGCCTGCCGAGTCCACGCGGCCGGACCCGACATCACCGCCGGCGCCGGCCGCCGCTCCCGTGATCGGGGTGGACGTCGGCGGGACGTTGATCAAGGCCGCTGTGGTGTACGCCGACGGGCAGGTCGGCGCCCGGGCGGAGAAACCTACCCCACCTGCCCGCGACGCCGACACCGTCCTGTCGGCGGTCGTCTCGGTCGTGGCCGGGTTGCGGGACCGTGCGCGGAGCGAGGCAACGGCCGGTGAGGTGGCGGCGATCGGCGTCGCCGTACCCGGCATCATCGACGAACAGCGCGGCGTCGCCGTGATGGCGGCCAACCTCGGCTGGCGCGACACCCCGGTGCGTGCGCTCCTGTCCGAGGCGACCGGCCTGCCGGTGGCGCTCGGGCACGACGTCCGTTCGGCCTGCGTCGCGGAGTGGCGGCTGGGCGCCGCCCGCGAGTCCGACGACGCGCTCCTGGTGACACTCGGCACCGGCATCGGGGCGGGCGTGGTCAGCGACGGCCGGTTGCTCGTCGGCGGTGGGTACGCCGGTCAGCTCGGGCACGTCGTGGTCGACCCCGGCGGGGCGCGGTGCACCTGCGGCCAGCACGGCTGCCTGGCGACGCTGGCCTCGGCCACCGCCGTCGTCCGCCGCTACGCCGAACGCACCGCGGGGAGCGCGGAGGTCGCGGGGAACACCGCCAACGGGACCACCGCCAACGGGACCACCGCCAACGGGACCACCGCCAACGGGACCACCGCGGAGTTCACTGCCCGGGACGTGGCCCGGCTGGCCCGTACCGGCGACCCGGCCGCGGCCGCCGTCTGGGAGGACGCCGTCGCCGCGCTCGCCGACGCACTGGCCACGGCGGTGACGGTGTTCGGGTCGGAGCTGGTGGTGCTCGGCGGCGGACTCGCCCTGGCCGGCGACCAGCTCGTCGACCCCGTACGCGATCGGCTGCGGGCGCGGCTGACGTTCCAGCGGCAGCCGCGGGTGGTGCGGGCCGCGATGGGTGCGGAGTCCGGCGTCCTCGGCGCCGCCCTGCTTGGCCGGGCCGCCCTGGTCGACGCGACAGCTCCGCTCGACGCGGTGCCCGACGGAACGGGAAGGTAG
- a CDS encoding acetoin utilization protein AcuC has translation MTGPARLVYDPALTAYNFGPHHPLAPIRVRLTVALATELGLVGTTSPATPDAAHTSDPPGAEASGRVLQVPAPSATDEVLALVHDPAYLEAVKRASEHPEWADANYGLGSSDNPTFAGMHEAAAHVVGASIEAARIVWSGEALHAVNVAGGLHHAMPASASGFCVYNDPALAIRWLLDAGCPRVAYLDLDVHHGDGVQEIFWNDPRVLTISVHESPRSLFPYVSGYPTEIGGPDAEGFAVNLALPAGTGDAGWLRAFHAVVPHLLEAFQPTVLVSQHGCDSHRADPLAHLALSVDGQRAAALAVHDLAHQMCDGRWVATGGGGYALVEVVPRTWSHLLAIAGGRPLSPSTPTPPGWRELVATECRRPAPTSMTDGEEPTYADWDTGYDPADELDRAVRATRQAVFPCHGLDPHL, from the coding sequence GTGACCGGACCCGCACGGCTGGTGTACGACCCGGCGCTCACGGCGTACAACTTCGGCCCGCATCACCCGCTGGCCCCCATCAGGGTGCGGCTGACCGTCGCCCTGGCCACCGAGCTCGGCCTGGTCGGCACCACCTCTCCCGCCACGCCTGACGCGGCCCACACGTCCGACCCGCCGGGCGCGGAGGCGAGCGGCCGGGTGCTCCAGGTGCCCGCCCCCTCGGCCACCGACGAGGTGCTCGCCCTCGTGCACGACCCGGCCTACCTCGAGGCGGTCAAGCGGGCCAGCGAGCACCCGGAGTGGGCCGACGCGAACTACGGCCTGGGGAGCTCGGACAACCCGACGTTCGCCGGCATGCACGAGGCGGCCGCCCACGTCGTCGGCGCCAGTATCGAGGCGGCGCGCATCGTCTGGTCGGGAGAGGCGCTGCATGCGGTCAATGTCGCCGGCGGGCTCCACCACGCGATGCCGGCCTCCGCCAGTGGCTTCTGTGTCTACAACGACCCCGCGCTGGCGATCCGCTGGCTGCTGGACGCCGGGTGCCCCCGGGTCGCCTATCTCGACCTCGACGTCCACCACGGCGACGGCGTGCAGGAGATCTTCTGGAACGACCCGCGGGTGCTCACGATCAGCGTGCACGAGTCGCCGCGGTCGTTGTTCCCGTACGTCAGCGGCTATCCCACCGAGATCGGCGGCCCGGACGCCGAGGGCTTCGCTGTCAACCTCGCCTTGCCGGCGGGTACGGGCGACGCCGGCTGGCTGCGCGCGTTCCACGCCGTCGTACCCCACCTGCTGGAGGCGTTCCAGCCCACCGTCCTGGTCAGCCAGCACGGTTGCGACAGTCACCGGGCCGACCCGCTGGCCCACCTCGCGCTGTCCGTCGACGGGCAGCGCGCGGCTGCCCTGGCCGTGCACGACCTGGCCCACCAGATGTGCGATGGCCGCTGGGTGGCCACCGGTGGGGGCGGCTACGCCCTGGTGGAGGTGGTGCCGCGCACCTGGAGTCACCTGCTGGCGATCGCCGGCGGCCGGCCGCTCTCACCGAGCACACCCACCCCGCCCGGCTGGCGTGAGCTGGTCGCCACGGAGTGCCGCCGGCCGGCGCCGACGTCGATGACCGACGGGGAGGAACCGACGTACGCCGACTGGGACACCGGGTACGACCCCGCCGACGAACTGGACCGGGCGGTCCGCGCGACCCGGCAGGCGGTCTTCCCCTGCCACGGCCTGGACCCCCACCTCTGA
- a CDS encoding AURKAIP1/COX24 domain-containing protein: protein MGSVIKKRRKRMSKKKHRKLLKRTRVQRRRQGK from the coding sequence GTGGGTTCCGTCATCAAGAAGCGTCGCAAGCGAATGTCGAAGAAGAAGCATCGCAAGCTCCTCAAGAGGACGCGCGTCCAGCGCAGGCGTCAGGGGAAGTAG